A DNA window from Hordeum vulgare subsp. vulgare chromosome 1H, MorexV3_pseudomolecules_assembly, whole genome shotgun sequence contains the following coding sequences:
- the LOC123451499 gene encoding delta(14)-sterol reductase — translation MMDAADVLAALAPSRSAAVVLASYLAYLAAAGAVLPGKLVAGAVLPDSSRLHYRCNGLLSLLLLLGLSSLGVYMDWMTPTVVADRGLELLSTTFIFSVIVTFLLYYIGLRSRHQSSSLKPHTTGSSIQDWWFGVQLNPHFMGVDLKFFFIRAGMMAWLFINLSLFAKSYLAGSVNRAVILYQFFCGWYIIDYFIHEEFMTSTWDIIAERLGFMLVFGDLVFIPFTFTIQGWWLLGNKVELPLLASVANCFIFLVGYLVFRGANKQKHLFKKDPKAPIWGKPPKVVGGKLLVSGYWGIARHCNYLGDLLLALSFSLPCGASSVIPYFYPTYLLILLIWRERRDEARCAEKYKDIWAEYCKLVPWRILPYVY, via the exons ATGATGGACGCGGCCGACGTGCTCGCGGCGCTGGCGCCCTCCCGGAGCGCGGCGGTGGTGCTGGCCTCCTACCTCGCGTACCTCGCCGCCGCGGGCGCCGTCCTCCCcggcaagctcgtcgccggcgccgtcCTCCCCGACTCCTCCCGCCTCCACTACCGCTGCAATG GTCTGCTCTCGCTCCTGCTGCTCTTGGGGCTCTCCTCGCTCGGCGTCTACATGGATTGGATGACTCCCACG GTTGTGGCTGACCGCGGACTCGAGCTACTGTCGACGACCTTCATTTTCAGTGTCATT GTCACTTTCCTGCTCTATTATATTGGGTTAAGGTCCCGCCATCAAAGTTCTTCGTTGAAACCACATACTACCGGGAGCTCCATACAAGATTG GTGGTTCGGAGTGCAGCTTAATCCCCATTTTATGGGAGTTGACCTCAA ATTCTTTTTCATAAGGGCTGGAATGATGGCATGGTTGTTTATCAACCTCTCTTTGTTTGCAAAGAGCTACCTAGCTGGTTCAGTTAACCGTGCAGTCATTCTTTACCAATTCTTTTGTGGG TGGTATATTATAGATTACTTCATTCATGAAGAATTCATGACCTCCAC ATGGGACATTATTGCGGAAAGGTTGGGTTTCATGCTGGTGTTTGGTGATCTAGTTTTCATTCCTTTTACCTTCACTATTCAG GGTTGGTGGCTTCTGGGAAACAAAGTGGAGCTTCCACTTTTGGCTTCCGTTGCTAACTGCTTCATTTTCCTTGTTGG TTATCTAGTGTTCAGAGGAGCCAACAaacaaaaacatttgttcaagaagGACCCTAAAGCTCCTATATGGGGTAAACCTCCCAAAGTTGTGGGGGGAAAGCTGCTTGTGTCTGGCTACTG GGGCATTGCAAGGCACTGCAACTACCTTGGGGATCTACTCCTGGCACTCTCATTCAGCTTGCCTTGTGGAGCGAG CTCCGTGATCCCGTACTTCTACCCGACGTACCTGCTCATCCTGCTGATATGGAGGGAGAGAAGAGACGAGGCGAGGTGCGCGGAGAAGTACAAGGACATCTGGGCAGAGTACTGCAAGCTCGTGCCCTGGAGGATCCTGCCTTATGTGTACTGA